One segment of Bacteroides caecimuris DNA contains the following:
- a CDS encoding two-component regulator propeller domain-containing protein, protein MNSLKKTTICLLFLCIGVNCVFSEVPEQINFSYISINEGLSQSTVFSIDQDQRGNMWFATYDGVNKYDGYSFTVYQHNEEDPNSIANDISRIVKTDSQGRVWIGTRDGLSYYDEKKDKFRNFFYEKKGKKLQINGIAEISPEQLLISTQEGLTMFDIKESRFVDDFFSTAMHKIVASALYRQGDIIYIGTPVDGLYSYSIPQKKLEKITPITETKQIQAILQQSPTRIWIATEGTGLLLLNPKTKEVKAYHHSSSNPKSISSNYIRSLALDSQNRLWIGTFNDLNIYHEGSDSFVSYSSSPVENGSLSQRSVRSIFMDSQGGMWLGTYFGGLNYYHPIRNRFKNIQRIPYKNSLSDNVVSCITEDKDKNLWIGTNDGGLNLYNTKTQQFTHYILQENEREIGMGSNNIKAVYVDEQKSLVYIGTHAGGLTVLHRNSGKMESFNQLNSQLVNENVYAILPDKGGNLLLGTLSALVSFNPEKKSFTTIDKEKDGAPFTSQRITILFRDSHKRLWIGGEEGISVFQQEGIEIEKEPILPESSVTKTFTNCIYEAANGIIWVGTREGFYCFNEKEKKIKRYTTANGLPNNVVYGILEDTFGRLWVSTNRGISCFNPETEKFRNFTESDGLQSNQFNTSSFCRTSSGQMYFGGINGITTFRPELLLDNPYTPPVVITKLQLFNKTVRPDDETGILTKNINETESITLKSWQTAFTIEFVVSNYISGQHNTFAYKLEGYDKEWYYLTDKRTVSYSNLPQGTYHFLVKAANSDGKWNAVPTMLEIIVLPVWYKTWWAIMLFLATFIGFITFVFRFFWMRKSMAAELELERRDKEHQEEINQMKMRFFINISHELRTPLTLILAPLQEIINKISDRWTRNQLEYIQRNANRLLHLVNQLMDYRRAELGVFELKVKQENAHQLIQDNFLFYDKLARHKKITYTLHSELEEKEELFDPNYLELIVNNLLSNAFKYTESGQSITVTLKEENNWLVLQVSDTGIGIPINKQGKIFERFYQIESEHVGSGIGLSLVQRLVELHHGRIELDSEEGKGSTFSVYLPQDINIYKPSELASNDAKNEEDQVYSTNSKEMYFIDTEKVENEAIETGDKKRGTILIVEDNNEIRHYLSSGLAELFNTLEAGNGEEALEKLKENEVDIIVTDVMMPVMDGIKLCKNVKQNIRTCHIPVIILSAKSETKDQMEGLQMGADDYIPKPFSLAILTTKIQNMMRTRRRMLERYSKSLEVEPEKITFNAMDEALLKRAVAIVEKNMDNIEFSTDEFAREMNMSRSNLHLKLKAITGESTIDFIRKIRFNEAAKLLKDGRYTVAEVSTMVGFNTPSYFATSFKKYFGCLPTEYIKKAKG, encoded by the coding sequence ATGAACAGCCTTAAAAAAACAACAATTTGTCTACTCTTTCTATGTATAGGGGTTAATTGCGTTTTTTCTGAAGTTCCGGAGCAAATTAACTTCTCTTATATTTCTATTAACGAAGGATTGTCACAAAGTACCGTATTCTCTATCGATCAGGACCAACGAGGCAATATGTGGTTCGCTACCTATGATGGGGTAAACAAGTATGACGGGTATTCATTTACAGTTTATCAACATAATGAAGAAGATCCGAACAGCATTGCTAATGACATTTCGCGAATTGTAAAGACTGACAGTCAGGGACGTGTCTGGATTGGTACGCGGGATGGTTTGTCATATTATGATGAAAAGAAGGATAAGTTCAGAAATTTCTTCTACGAGAAGAAGGGGAAGAAGCTGCAAATCAATGGTATTGCTGAGATTTCACCGGAACAACTGCTTATAAGTACACAAGAAGGTCTGACCATGTTCGACATTAAAGAATCACGATTCGTTGATGATTTTTTTAGTACGGCTATGCACAAGATAGTGGCTTCTGCTCTTTACAGACAGGGCGATATTATCTATATCGGCACCCCAGTTGACGGGCTTTACAGTTATTCCATTCCTCAAAAGAAACTGGAAAAGATTACTCCGATAACAGAAACAAAACAGATTCAGGCCATTTTGCAGCAATCTCCTACCCGTATATGGATAGCTACCGAAGGAACCGGTCTGCTTCTACTCAACCCGAAAACGAAAGAGGTCAAGGCTTATCATCATTCTTCTTCCAATCCTAAAAGTATCAGCTCAAATTATATCCGTTCGCTGGCACTGGATTCGCAAAATCGCTTATGGATAGGAACGTTCAATGATCTAAACATTTATCATGAAGGAAGCGATTCTTTCGTTTCCTACAGTAGCAGTCCGGTAGAAAACGGCAGTCTGTCACAACGTTCGGTTCGCAGTATCTTTATGGATTCGCAAGGAGGCATGTGGCTTGGAACCTATTTCGGGGGATTGAACTATTATCATCCTATCCGCAACAGATTTAAGAATATCCAGCGTATTCCCTATAAGAATTCTCTAAGTGATAATGTGGTCAGCTGCATTACGGAAGATAAGGATAAGAATTTATGGATAGGAACGAATGATGGTGGTTTGAATCTGTATAATACAAAGACACAACAGTTTACGCACTATATCTTACAGGAAAACGAACGAGAAATCGGTATGGGTTCCAACAATATCAAAGCCGTATATGTAGATGAACAAAAATCACTTGTATATATAGGTACGCATGCGGGCGGACTGACTGTCCTCCATCGAAACAGCGGAAAAATGGAAAGTTTCAATCAGCTGAACAGCCAGTTGGTGAATGAGAATGTATATGCTATTCTTCCTGACAAAGGGGGAAACCTCTTATTGGGGACATTAAGTGCTTTGGTTAGTTTTAACCCGGAAAAAAAGAGTTTTACCACCATTGATAAGGAAAAGGACGGTGCCCCATTTACTTCACAACGAATCACCATCCTGTTCAGAGATTCCCATAAACGGCTTTGGATTGGGGGCGAGGAAGGTATATCTGTCTTTCAGCAGGAAGGAATCGAGATAGAAAAGGAGCCTATTCTTCCGGAATCATCGGTAACAAAGACGTTTACCAATTGCATTTACGAAGCCGCCAACGGTATCATTTGGGTAGGTACGCGTGAGGGCTTCTACTGTTTTAATGAGAAAGAAAAGAAAATCAAACGATATACTACGGCTAACGGTTTGCCAAACAATGTGGTATATGGTATTCTGGAAGATACTTTCGGACGTCTTTGGGTAAGTACCAACCGTGGTATTTCCTGTTTCAATCCGGAGACAGAGAAGTTCCGTAATTTTACGGAATCCGATGGGTTACAGAGTAATCAGTTTAATACTTCTTCATTCTGCCGTACTTCAAGCGGTCAGATGTATTTCGGAGGTATCAACGGGATCACTACTTTCCGCCCGGAACTGTTGTTGGATAACCCTTATACGCCTCCGGTAGTTATCACCAAACTTCAACTGTTTAACAAGACAGTTCGCCCGGATGATGAAACCGGTATCCTGACTAAGAATATCAATGAGACAGAAAGTATCACCCTGAAATCATGGCAAACTGCTTTCACGATTGAATTTGTAGTATCCAATTATATTTCGGGACAACATAATACTTTCGCTTATAAACTGGAAGGATATGACAAAGAGTGGTATTATCTGACAGATAAACGTACTGTCTCCTACTCCAACCTGCCACAAGGCACTTATCACTTTTTGGTAAAAGCCGCCAATAGTGACGGGAAATGGAACGCTGTACCCACGATGTTGGAAATCATAGTTCTCCCTGTCTGGTACAAGACCTGGTGGGCAATCATGCTTTTCCTCGCCACTTTTATCGGTTTTATCACTTTCGTCTTCCGCTTCTTCTGGATGCGTAAGAGCATGGCAGCGGAACTGGAACTTGAACGCAGAGACAAGGAGCATCAAGAAGAAATCAACCAAATGAAGATGCGTTTCTTCATCAATATTTCGCACGAGCTTCGCACGCCGTTAACTCTCATCTTAGCTCCTTTACAAGAAATAATCAATAAGATTAGCGACCGCTGGACTCGTAACCAACTGGAATATATCCAACGCAACGCCAATCGTCTGTTGCATCTTGTCAACCAATTGATGGATTATCGCCGTGCCGAATTGGGAGTTTTTGAGCTGAAAGTAAAGCAAGAGAATGCGCATCAACTGATACAGGATAATTTCTTGTTCTACGATAAACTGGCACGCCACAAGAAGATTACTTATACTCTCCACTCCGAACTGGAAGAGAAAGAGGAACTTTTCGATCCGAATTATCTGGAACTGATCGTTAACAACCTGCTTTCAAATGCTTTCAAATATACAGAAAGCGGGCAAAGCATTACTGTTACGTTGAAAGAGGAAAACAATTGGCTGGTACTGCAAGTTAGTGATACTGGCATTGGTATCCCTATCAACAAGCAGGGGAAAATATTCGAACGCTTCTATCAGATAGAGAGTGAGCATGTAGGAAGCGGCATCGGGCTGTCATTGGTACAGCGTTTGGTGGAACTGCATCACGGACGTATTGAGTTAGACAGTGAAGAAGGCAAAGGTAGCACTTTCTCTGTTTATCTGCCACAGGATATAAATATCTACAAGCCCTCCGAATTAGCTTCTAATGACGCTAAAAATGAGGAGGACCAAGTTTATTCTACCAACTCGAAAGAGATGTATTTCATTGATACGGAAAAAGTAGAAAACGAAGCGATCGAAACTGGTGACAAGAAACGTGGTACGATTCTTATCGTAGAAGACAATAATGAAATCCGCCATTATCTAAGTAGCGGACTTGCCGAACTTTTCAATACACTGGAAGCCGGAAATGGTGAAGAAGCCCTGGAAAAACTGAAAGAGAATGAAGTGGACATTATTGTGACTGATGTCATGATGCCTGTGATGGATGGTATCAAACTATGCAAGAATGTGAAGCAGAATATCCGTACCTGTCATATTCCTGTGATTATCCTGTCTGCCAAAAGCGAAACCAAAGATCAGATGGAAGGTCTGCAAATGGGCGCGGATGATTATATCCCGAAACCGTTCTCGCTAGCTATCCTGACTACGAAAATACAGAACATGATGCGTACCCGCAGGCGTATGCTTGAACGGTATTCTAAATCTCTGGAAGTGGAACCGGAAAAGATTACGTTCAACGCCATGGATGAAGCTTTATTGAAACGTGCCGTAGCCATCGTAGAAAAGAATATGGATAATATTGAATTCTCTACCGACGAGTTCGCCAGAGAAATGAATATGAGCCGTTCTAATCTGCATCTCAAATTGAAAGCTATCACAGGTGAATCGACTATCGACTTTATACGTAAGATTCGTTTCAACGAAGCGGCAAAATTACTAAAGGACGGACGTTATACAGTAGCTGAAGTCAGTACGATGGTAGGATTCAACACACCGTCTTACTTTGCTACAAGTTTTAAAAAGTATTTCGGATGCTTGCCTACGGAGTATATTAAGAAGGCAAAGGGATAA
- a CDS encoding TrpB-like pyridoxal phosphate-dependent enzyme, translating into MSEKRKRYILPEEEIPHYWYNIQADMVNKPMPPLHPGTKQPLKAEDLYPIFAKELCHQELNQTDAWIEIPEEVREMYKYYRSTPLVRAYGLEKALGTPAHIYFKNESVSPIGSHKLNSALAQAYYCKKEGVTNITTETGAGQWGAALSYAAKVFGLEAAVYQVKISYEQKPYRRSIMQTFGAQVTPSPSMSTRAGKDILTKHPNYQGSLGTAISEAIELAQMTPNCKYTLGSVLSHVTLHQTIIGLEAEKQMEMAGEYPDIVIGCFGGGSNFGGISFPFMRHTIQEGKKTRFIAAEPASCPKLTRGKFQYDFGDEAGYTPLLPMFTLGHNFAPAHIHAGGLRYHGAGVIVSQLLKDNLMEAVDIQQLETFEAGCLFAQSEGIIPAPESSHAIAAAIREANKCKETGEEKVILFNLSGHGLIDMASYDKYLAGDLVNYTLNDEDIQKNLDEIGDLAK; encoded by the coding sequence ATGAGTGAAAAAAGAAAACGGTATATTCTACCGGAAGAAGAAATTCCACATTACTGGTACAACATTCAGGCCGATATGGTGAACAAGCCTATGCCTCCGTTGCACCCGGGAACCAAACAACCGCTGAAAGCAGAAGATTTATATCCGATTTTCGCAAAAGAACTGTGTCATCAGGAGCTGAATCAGACAGATGCATGGATCGAAATACCGGAAGAAGTGCGTGAAATGTACAAGTACTACCGCAGCACTCCGCTGGTTCGTGCTTACGGTTTGGAAAAAGCACTCGGCACTCCGGCTCATATCTATTTTAAGAACGAAAGCGTAAGCCCTATCGGTTCGCATAAGTTGAACTCTGCATTGGCACAAGCTTATTATTGCAAAAAGGAAGGAGTGACCAACATCACTACTGAAACCGGTGCCGGACAATGGGGAGCCGCTCTTTCTTATGCAGCCAAGGTTTTCGGTCTGGAAGCTGCTGTTTATCAGGTAAAGATCAGTTATGAACAAAAACCATACCGCCGCAGCATCATGCAAACTTTCGGAGCACAGGTCACTCCTTCTCCATCTATGTCTACCCGTGCCGGTAAGGATATTCTGACGAAACATCCTAATTACCAGGGTTCATTGGGAACTGCTATTTCGGAAGCTATCGAACTGGCACAAATGACTCCTAACTGTAAATATACGCTCGGTTCCGTACTTAGTCACGTGACTCTCCACCAGACTATTATCGGACTGGAAGCTGAAAAACAAATGGAAATGGCAGGCGAATATCCGGATATCGTAATCGGTTGTTTCGGAGGTGGTTCCAACTTCGGAGGTATCTCTTTCCCGTTCATGCGCCACACCATACAGGAAGGGAAAAAGACTCGTTTCATTGCTGCCGAACCAGCTTCTTGTCCGAAACTGACACGTGGTAAGTTCCAGTATGACTTCGGTGATGAAGCCGGATATACCCCGTTGCTGCCGATGTTTACTTTGGGACATAATTTTGCTCCTGCTCATATCCACGCTGGTGGGCTTCGTTATCATGGTGCAGGCGTCATCGTTTCACAGTTGCTCAAAGACAATCTGATGGAAGCGGTAGATATACAGCAATTGGAAACTTTCGAAGCCGGTTGTCTGTTTGCGCAGTCTGAAGGTATTATTCCGGCTCCCGAATCCAGCCACGCTATTGCAGCGGCTATCCGCGAAGCTAACAAATGTAAGGAGACAGGAGAAGAGAAAGTGATTCTATTCAATCTTTCAGGTCATGGTCTGATCGATATGGCTTCTTATGATAAGTATTTGGCAGGTGATTTGGTGAATTATACATTGAATGACGAAGATATTCAGAAGAATTTAGACGAGATAGGAGATTTAGCTAAATAA
- a CDS encoding TrkH family potassium uptake protein: protein MKIYHKFLLYQNKLLKPYVRILLGLVEALTYLASLSLIVGVVYEHGFPLSIDEMANLQTLYKTVWIIFLIDVTLHISLEYRNTKKKYRRLAWILSGLLYLTLVPVIFHRPEEEGAILHIWEFLHGKFYHLLLLLVLSFLNLSNGLVRLLGRRTNPSLILAVSFMAIILIGAGLLMLPRCTVNGITWVDSLFTATSAVCVTGLVPVDVSTTFTTSGLVVIILLIQIGGLGVMTLTSFFAMFFMGNTSIYNQLVVRDMVSSNSLSSLLSTLLYILGFTLVIEGIGMVSIWFSIHGTLGMTLEGELGFAAFHSISAFCNAGFSTLSGNLGNPMVMTNHNWLFITVSLLIILGGIGFPILVNFKDIVLYHLRRFWKLIRTRKLDRHKMQHLYNLNTKIVLIMTFLLLLIGTLAIAAFEWNGSFVGMPVADKWTHAFFNAVCPRTAGFNSVDLTSLSVQTLLVYLFLMWVGGGSQSTAGGVKVNAFAVVVLNLVAVLRGTERVEVFGRELSYDSIRRSNATVVMSLGVLFIFVFTLSILEPGVSIMALTFECVSALSTVGASLNLTPHLCDASKLLVSLLMFIGRVGLITLMLGIVKQKKNTKYRYPSDNIIIN from the coding sequence ATGAAGATTTATCATAAGTTTTTATTGTATCAGAATAAACTTCTAAAACCCTATGTACGTATCTTGTTAGGGCTGGTAGAAGCGCTTACCTATCTGGCGTCTTTATCATTGATTGTCGGAGTAGTATATGAACATGGCTTTCCTTTGTCTATTGATGAAATGGCGAATTTGCAGACATTGTATAAAACTGTCTGGATTATCTTTCTGATTGATGTAACTTTACATATCTCGCTGGAATACCGGAATACTAAAAAGAAATACCGGCGATTGGCCTGGATATTGAGCGGGTTGTTATATCTCACGTTAGTGCCTGTTATATTTCATCGTCCGGAAGAGGAAGGAGCTATTTTGCATATTTGGGAATTCTTGCATGGGAAGTTTTATCATCTTCTGTTATTGTTAGTCCTTTCTTTTCTCAATCTGTCTAATGGGCTGGTACGTCTGTTAGGACGGCGTACCAATCCGTCTTTGATATTGGCAGTCAGTTTTATGGCTATTATTCTGATTGGGGCGGGGTTGTTGATGCTTCCGCGCTGTACGGTAAATGGTATCACTTGGGTAGACTCTTTGTTTACGGCTACCAGTGCCGTATGCGTTACAGGTCTGGTACCGGTAGACGTGTCCACTACATTCACCACTTCGGGATTAGTTGTCATTATCCTGCTGATTCAGATTGGAGGATTGGGAGTGATGACATTAACTAGTTTCTTCGCCATGTTCTTTATGGGGAATACCTCCATTTACAACCAGCTTGTGGTGCGTGATATGGTTAGTTCCAATTCATTAAGCTCTTTGCTGTCTACTTTATTATATATATTAGGTTTCACCTTGGTGATTGAAGGGATCGGCATGGTCTCGATTTGGTTTAGTATTCACGGAACGTTGGGAATGACTCTGGAAGGAGAGTTGGGTTTTGCTGCTTTCCATTCTATTTCAGCTTTTTGCAATGCGGGCTTTTCTACGCTTTCCGGCAATTTAGGAAATCCGATGGTGATGACTAACCACAATTGGCTGTTTATTACCGTTTCTCTATTGATCATTTTGGGTGGTATCGGTTTCCCCATCCTTGTCAATTTCAAGGATATTGTATTGTATCACCTCCGTCGTTTCTGGAAATTGATTCGTACCCGTAAACTGGATCGGCATAAAATGCAGCACCTTTATAACTTGAATACGAAAATCGTGTTAATCATGACTTTCCTGCTTTTATTGATCGGTACATTGGCTATTGCTGCTTTTGAGTGGAATGGTTCTTTTGTCGGTATGCCTGTGGCAGACAAGTGGACGCACGCTTTCTTCAATGCCGTTTGTCCGCGAACGGCAGGATTCAACAGTGTCGACTTGACATCATTGAGTGTGCAGACATTGTTGGTTTATCTATTCCTGATGTGGGTGGGCGGTGGTTCGCAATCCACGGCAGGTGGTGTGAAAGTGAATGCTTTTGCGGTCGTAGTTCTGAATCTTGTAGCCGTATTGCGTGGCACTGAACGAGTGGAAGTGTTCGGCAGAGAATTGTCTTACGATTCAATCCGGCGTTCCAATGCAACAGTAGTCATGTCATTGGGAGTCTTATTCATTTTCGTTTTTACATTGAGCATACTCGAACCGGGTGTTTCCATTATGGCATTGACTTTCGAATGTGTCTCTGCGCTTAGTACCGTGGGGGCCAGTCTGAACCTGACTCCTCATTTGTGCGACGCGAGCAAATTATTGGTGTCTTTGTTGATGTTTATTGGTCGTGTGGGGCTGATAACATTGATGCTGGGAATAGTTAAACAGAAAAAGAATACAAAATACCGTTATCCGAGTGATAACATCATAATAAACTAA
- a CDS encoding potassium channel family protein — MKYIIIGLGNYGHVLAEELSALGHEIIGADISESRVDSIKDKVATAFVIDATDEQSLSVLPLNSVDIVIVAIGENFGASIRVVALLKQKKVPRIFARAIDAVHKAVLEAFDLERILTPEEDAARSLVQLLDFGTNMEGFRIDQDYYVVKFTVPKKFVGYFVSELNLDEEFHLKMIGLKRANKVTNCLGISLTELHVKNELPGNEKVEEGDELVCYGRYRDFQAFWKAI, encoded by the coding sequence ATGAAGTATATTATTATTGGTTTAGGAAATTACGGCCATGTGTTGGCGGAAGAACTGTCCGCCTTGGGACACGAAATTATAGGTGCGGATATAAGCGAAAGTCGTGTAGATTCCATCAAAGATAAGGTTGCTACAGCTTTTGTCATTGATGCCACTGACGAACAATCATTATCAGTGTTGCCATTGAATAGTGTGGATATAGTTATTGTAGCGATTGGAGAGAATTTTGGTGCGTCGATACGAGTCGTTGCCCTGTTGAAGCAGAAAAAGGTTCCCCGTATTTTTGCCCGTGCTATTGATGCCGTACATAAAGCGGTGCTTGAAGCTTTTGATCTGGAAAGAATTCTGACTCCGGAAGAAGATGCTGCCCGCAGCTTGGTACAACTGCTTGACTTCGGTACTAACATGGAAGGATTCCGTATCGATCAGGATTATTATGTCGTGAAATTCACGGTTCCGAAGAAATTTGTAGGATATTTTGTGAGCGAGCTAAACCTGGATGAAGAGTTTCATTTAAAAATGATAGGATTGAAACGGGCAAATAAGGTTACCAACTGCTTGGGTATTTCTCTGACCGAGCTTCATGTGAAGAATGAATTACCGGGAAATGAGAAAGTGGAAGAAGGAGACGAATTGGTCTGCTACGGCAGGTATCGTGATTTTCAGGCTTTCTGGAAGGCTATTTAG
- the galB gene encoding beta-galactosidase GalB, whose protein sequence is MNMKHLKQLLAVFLMGTACTMQAQRSEALLEKNWKFSKGDFKEASQPEFNDTKWESVVIPHDWAIFGPFDMNNDLQNVAVTQNFEKKASLKTGRTGGLPYVGTGWYRTSFDAPADKEVTLLFDGAMSEARVYINGKEACFWPFGYNSFHCNVTSLLNKDGKNNTLAVRLENRPQSSRWYPGAGLYRNVHLIVTDKIHVPVWGTQITTPHVSKDFAAIRLQTKIDNAGEKTAIRVETEILSPEGKVVTHKENTSRINHGQPFEQNFIINAPELWSPESPSLYKAVSKIYADDKLVDTYTTRFGIRSIEYIADKGFYLNGEHRKFQGVCNHHDLGPLGAAINVAALRHQLTLLKDMGCDAIRTSHNMPTPELVALCDEMGFMMMIEPFDEWDIAKCKNGYHRYFDEWAERDMINMLHNYRNNPCIVMWSIGNEVPTQCSPVGYKVAKFLQDICHREDPTRPATCGMDQVTCVLANGFAAMIDIPGLNYRTQRYQESYDQLPQNLILGSETASTVSSRGVYKFPVEDKKGAKYEDHQCSSYDVEVCPWSNIPDEDFALADDHHWTIGQFVWTGFDYLGEPSPYDTDSWPNHSSMFGIIDLASLPKDRYYLYRSVWNKEAETLHILPHWTWPGREGEVTPVFVYTNYPTAELFINGKSYGKQSKNNSSLKNRYRLMWMDTKYEPGEVKVVAYDKNGKAVAEKVVRTAGKPHHIELVSNRNELTADGKDLAYVTVKVVDKDGNLCPADNRLINFSVKGTGKYRAAANGDPTNLEQFHLPKMHAFNGMLTAILQAGETAGEIVFTAKANGVKAGNIRIQTK, encoded by the coding sequence ATGAACATGAAACACCTCAAACAGTTATTAGCTGTATTTTTGATGGGCACCGCCTGCACCATGCAAGCGCAACGCAGTGAGGCACTGCTGGAAAAGAACTGGAAATTCAGTAAAGGAGACTTTAAAGAGGCTAGTCAGCCGGAGTTCAATGACACTAAATGGGAATCGGTTGTTATTCCACACGACTGGGCAATTTTTGGTCCATTCGACATGAACAATGATCTTCAGAATGTGGCAGTGACACAGAACTTTGAGAAAAAAGCTTCCTTGAAGACAGGACGTACCGGCGGTCTTCCTTATGTAGGTACCGGATGGTATCGTACCAGTTTTGACGCCCCTGCCGATAAAGAAGTGACACTACTTTTTGACGGTGCCATGAGTGAAGCGCGTGTCTACATCAATGGGAAAGAAGCTTGTTTCTGGCCTTTCGGCTACAATTCTTTTCATTGCAATGTGACTTCTTTATTGAATAAAGATGGTAAAAACAATACGCTTGCCGTGCGTTTGGAAAACCGTCCGCAATCTTCGCGCTGGTATCCGGGAGCAGGTTTGTATCGCAATGTACACCTGATTGTGACTGACAAGATCCATGTGCCTGTATGGGGAACGCAAATCACAACTCCTCACGTCAGCAAAGATTTTGCAGCCATACGTCTCCAAACGAAGATAGACAATGCCGGTGAGAAAACAGCCATCCGTGTAGAAACGGAAATTCTTTCTCCGGAAGGTAAAGTTGTTACCCACAAAGAGAATACAAGCCGCATTAATCACGGACAGCCTTTTGAACAAAATTTTATTATCAACGCGCCCGAACTCTGGTCGCCGGAAAGTCCGTCGCTTTACAAGGCTGTCTCTAAAATTTATGCGGATGATAAACTGGTAGATACTTACACCACACGTTTCGGTATCCGCAGCATTGAATATATTGCCGACAAAGGGTTCTACCTGAACGGGGAGCACCGCAAATTCCAGGGGGTATGTAATCACCACGATTTAGGTCCGTTGGGCGCCGCTATCAATGTAGCAGCACTGCGTCATCAGCTTACGCTATTGAAAGATATGGGATGCGACGCAATCCGTACTTCTCATAATATGCCGACTCCCGAACTCGTTGCGTTGTGTGACGAAATGGGATTTATGATGATGATCGAACCGTTCGACGAATGGGACATCGCCAAATGTAAAAATGGTTATCACCGCTACTTCGATGAATGGGCGGAACGTGATATGATAAATATGCTCCATAATTACCGGAATAACCCTTGCATCGTTATGTGGAGTATCGGCAACGAAGTACCGACTCAATGCAGTCCTGTCGGTTATAAAGTGGCCAAATTCCTACAGGATATCTGCCATCGTGAAGATCCTACCCGTCCTGCCACTTGCGGAATGGACCAGGTGACTTGTGTACTTGCCAACGGATTTGCAGCAATGATTGACATTCCGGGACTTAATTACCGTACGCAACGCTATCAGGAGTCATACGACCAACTCCCTCAGAATCTGATTCTGGGAAGCGAAACGGCTTCTACCGTCAGCTCACGCGGCGTGTACAAGTTCCCGGTGGAGGATAAGAAAGGGGCAAAATATGAAGATCATCAATGCTCTTCATACGATGTGGAAGTTTGTCCTTGGTCGAATATTCCGGACGAGGACTTTGCATTAGCTGACGATCATCATTGGACCATCGGACAATTCGTATGGACCGGATTCGATTATCTGGGTGAACCGTCACCATACGATACGGATTCATGGCCTAACCACAGTTCAATGTTTGGTATCATCGACCTTGCCAGTTTACCTAAAGACCGCTATTATCTTTACCGTAGTGTATGGAACAAGGAAGCGGAAACTTTGCATATCCTGCCTCACTGGACCTGGCCGGGACGTGAAGGTGAAGTGACTCCCGTTTTTGTGTACACTAATTATCCTACTGCCGAATTGTTTATCAATGGCAAAAGTTATGGAAAACAAAGCAAGAATAATAGTTCGCTAAAGAACCGCTATCGTCTGATGTGGATGGACACAAAGTACGAACCGGGTGAAGTGAAAGTAGTAGCCTACGACAAAAACGGAAAAGCGGTGGCTGAAAAAGTAGTCCGTACTGCCGGAAAGCCTCATCACATCGAACTGGTAAGCAACCGTAACGAACTGACTGCAGATGGAAAAGACCTGGCTTATGTGACTGTAAAAGTAGTAGACAAAGACGGTAACCTCTGCCCTGCCGATAATCGTCTGATAAATTTCTCGGTAAAGGGAACGGGTAAATATCGTGCTGCCGCCAATGGAGATCCGACGAACCTTGAACAATTCCATCTTCCGAAGATGCATGCATTCAACGGTATGTTGACAGCTATCCTGCAAGCTGGTGAAACTGCCGGAGAGATTGTATTTACAGCAAAAGCAAACGGAGTGAAAGCCGGAAATATTCGTATTCAGACGAAATAA
- a CDS encoding DUF4738 domain-containing protein → MGKLVYWLLLPLAVAVSACGGKKGIENQSLLARIDSIDAHGLQRMQTSKSETNFKFKGKEYHSFVSRTPDESLPHVTNEMGDTYVDNKIVLRLTRGNETVLNKTFTKNDFSSVVDAKFLSKSILEGLVYDKTTSQGIVYAASVCYPQTDLYMPLSITITADGKMSIRKVDMLDENLNDEAPN, encoded by the coding sequence ATGGGAAAACTAGTTTATTGGCTTTTATTGCCGTTGGCAGTGGCGGTGAGTGCATGTGGCGGTAAAAAAGGAATAGAGAACCAGTCGCTGCTGGCAAGAATAGACAGTATAGATGCTCACGGATTGCAGCGTATGCAGACGTCTAAGAGCGAAACAAACTTTAAGTTTAAAGGAAAAGAGTATCATTCTTTTGTTTCACGTACTCCGGACGAAAGTCTGCCTCATGTGACAAACGAGATGGGAGATACTTATGTCGACAATAAAATAGTGCTGCGCCTGACACGCGGTAACGAAACGGTATTGAACAAGACGTTTACCAAGAATGATTTTTCATCCGTAGTCGATGCGAAATTTCTCTCGAAATCTATATTGGAAGGTCTTGTATACGACAAGACCACTTCTCAGGGCATTGTATATGCCGCAAGTGTTTGTTATCCGCAGACAGATTTGTATATGCCGCTTTCTATAACGATTACCGCCGATGGAAAAATGAGTATACGGAAAGTAGATATGCTTGACGAAAATTTGAACGATGAAGCGCCCAATTAA